A genomic region of Halostagnicola larsenii XH-48 contains the following coding sequences:
- a CDS encoding helix-turn-helix domain-containing protein, with product MPDAVQKQLGDERECEGLLDCMFGMNELDRAVFRLLAESSEPLTVDHVAKFIGKERTTAYRSVKRLEEAGVAVQEQESCPKGGYHHVYRVSDPDEIANELQRMLNQWYAETGQLIQEFRDTYVKDRSSE from the coding sequence ATGCCAGACGCCGTACAAAAGCAACTCGGGGATGAACGGGAGTGTGAGGGCCTTCTCGACTGTATGTTCGGAATGAACGAGCTCGACAGGGCCGTATTTAGACTGTTAGCGGAATCTTCTGAGCCGCTTACTGTGGATCATGTTGCGAAGTTCATCGGTAAAGAGCGGACGACCGCGTACCGTTCGGTCAAACGACTCGAAGAGGCAGGGGTTGCTGTGCAAGAACAGGAAAGTTGTCCGAAGGGAGGCTATCACCACGTGTATCGAGTCTCTGATCCTGACGAGATAGCGAATGAGCTCCAACGAATGCTCAACCAGTGGTACGCTGAGACTGGCCAACTCATTCAGGAGTTCCGGGATACGTATGTCAAGGACCGTTCTTCTGAATAG